In the genome of Thermoplasma sp. Kam2015, the window GGCCTTCCAGAGATTCATTCTTCGGCGGTAATCTGGAGGGTATCAGGGAGAAGATATCTTATATCAGTGATCTCAGCGTGGATCACATATATCTGAATCCAATTTTCAAGAGCAGATCGAATCACAGGTACGATGTAGATGATTATTATGCGGTTGACGATCTTCTCGGTGGAGAGGCCGATCTGAAAAATCTTGTTCAGGACTCGCACGCTAACGGTATAAGGATAATACTGGACATGGTGTTCAATCATACATCCACAAATTTTCCAGCATTTAGGGATGTCCTTAAAAATGGGAAAAGTTCACGTTATTACAACTGGTATATATTTCACAATGATAGCTTTGAAGCGTTCAATGGAAGGGGAAAGAATGGAAAGTTCCCAGCATATGAGACCTTCATGGGCTATGGGGGAATGCCGAAGCTTGACCACAGGAACCCAGAAGTAAGACGTTATTGTCTAGACGTGATGAAACATTACATAGATGAATTCGGCGTAGACGGGTTTCGCTATGATGTTGCTCATTCAATATATAGCGAATTTTTCAGGGAAACGATGCAGGAGATTGGAAAGGATAAGATTCATGTATGTGAGGCCTGGTGCCTGCCAACCTACTTCCTTAATGGAGACTCATGGATAAGCTACACCAACTACTTTCTGGGAGGAAGCATAATAGATTTCATAATGGAAAAGATCACTCTGGACGAGTTCTATGATAGAATTCAGCGTATGATTCTGGTGAATGGACTCGACAAACAGCAGATCATGATGAATGTTCTTGATTCTCACGATACTCCGAGGATTCTAAGGATACTTCACGGTGATAAAAGTAAGGTGAAGCTTGCGTATACCATACTCTATCTATTTGATGGCATCGCAACCATATATTACGGTGACGAGGTTGGTCTGGATGGAGGCAAGGATCCGGATGACAGAAGATGTTTCCCATGGGATTCGATCGATGAGGACATGCATGACTTCTTCGTGAATCTTGGACAGATAAGGAAGCGCTTCAATCTTGGTTCAGCTGGCGTTATTGCGGTCTCTGAGGATGAACTTTCATTTAAGATAACAAAGATTAAGGCAGATTATTCCATATCCATTCACATAGCCAGGGACGAAGGAATGAAGTTTCCGGAGAATGCGCTGTTGAAGGTGAAGCGCAACGATAAGAGGACATCGCCCTGGGACTTCTATCTGGTCAGCAGCACATGAGGAATGATGCGCCTATGTGATGGACATTTTGACAGAAATATTCGAAAAGATTTAATAATCCTACCTTTATTGGCCACAATGGGGTAACTAATTGGAGACCATATCTGTGATAGGGGCGGGAACAATAGGGTCAGCAATATCAGTCTCTTTAAACAGAGCCGGCTATCATGTGATAGCAACCAGGAGGCGACCGGATCTTAATAAGGCGCTGGTTGGCTACGGTATAGAAGTTACATCGGACAACATTTACGCCGTGCGATCATCCGAGATATCCATACTGACGCTAAAGCCCGCCGATCTCATCTCTGAGGTCAGAAAATTATCGAAGTTCCTCAGTGGAAAGATAGTCATCTCAATGGCTGCGGCGGTGCCCATAAGGGTCATCAGCGGGCTGCTTCCCGATTCTTTCATAGTCAGATCGATGACAAACATAGCCGCTGAGGTGAACGCAGGCTATACTCCATTCTGCACAGCGGAAACAGATGAGGAAAAAATTTCCCTGGTGAGACGTGTACTCGGCGTATTTGGAGAGACAGATCAGGTAGACGAAAAGTACATGGACGCCTTGACTGCGCTTAGTGGCAGCGGTCCGGCATACATACTCACAATAATAGAGGCCATGATGTACGGCGGTCTCAAGGTTGGCCTGCCAAGGAGCATAGCGCTGAAAGCCTCATATCAGACAGTCATGGGTTCTGCCAAACTCCTGGCCGTGAGCGGAGACCATCCTTCGGCTATAAAGGAGAAGGTCATAACGCCCGGTGGCGTAACAATAGATGGTATATACGAACTTGAGAATGGTAAGATCAGAACCTCAATAATGAAGGCAATAGAATCGTCCACGATTAAGGCCAGAAGGATATCAAAGGATCTCTTCCCAGAAGAGACAGAAAAATGATATATGGTCTATATCAATTCATATTTCTGGATTTTTATATGATGTTTATGATTAATCGACATCCACTTCAAGAAAACCTCCATTTTCCCTTACATTGTAGACTTTAAGTCCGAGTTTGTCCATAGGTGCATTAGGTGCAACGAATGGGGGTTCGATCATCTTTCCACTGTTTAGGTCAAATCT includes:
- a CDS encoding glycoside hydrolase family 13 protein; its protein translation is MISTAVKGSDPFFRVLEIEASGIKAKTLYVEGTFNCNGEGSIVLDQDAGRVNRIEGIIPGRYEFRIAIDQYRYFRCAGAKSGKFHISIWLNSAYHNPEFSQFASILDGRIMDIRVAVPRSAVSIDILTESSIKKIFARRSSQDTFDVVEFVMAGVAGYAFVIDGVRYPEEGFFHASSRVNSDGRTKIMYHIFPDRFYRSGPGVPGLSRWGIRPSRDSFFGGNLEGIREKISYISDLSVDHIYLNPIFKSRSNHRYDVDDYYAVDDLLGGEADLKNLVQDSHANGIRIILDMVFNHTSTNFPAFRDVLKNGKSSRYYNWYIFHNDSFEAFNGRGKNGKFPAYETFMGYGGMPKLDHRNPEVRRYCLDVMKHYIDEFGVDGFRYDVAHSIYSEFFRETMQEIGKDKIHVCEAWCLPTYFLNGDSWISYTNYFLGGSIIDFIMEKITLDEFYDRIQRMILVNGLDKQQIMMNVLDSHDTPRILRILHGDKSKVKLAYTILYLFDGIATIYYGDEVGLDGGKDPDDRRCFPWDSIDEDMHDFFVNLGQIRKRFNLGSAGVIAVSEDELSFKITKIKADYSISIHIARDEGMKFPENALLKVKRNDKRTSPWDFYLVSST
- the proC gene encoding pyrroline-5-carboxylate reductase — its product is METISVIGAGTIGSAISVSLNRAGYHVIATRRRPDLNKALVGYGIEVTSDNIYAVRSSEISILTLKPADLISEVRKLSKFLSGKIVISMAAAVPIRVISGLLPDSFIVRSMTNIAAEVNAGYTPFCTAETDEEKISLVRRVLGVFGETDQVDEKYMDALTALSGSGPAYILTIIEAMMYGGLKVGLPRSIALKASYQTVMGSAKLLAVSGDHPSAIKEKVITPGGVTIDGIYELENGKIRTSIMKAIESSTIKARRISKDLFPEETEK